A stretch of Choristoneura fumiferana chromosome 29, NRCan_CFum_1, whole genome shotgun sequence DNA encodes these proteins:
- the LOC141444041 gene encoding uncharacterized protein translates to MGKRKNYAEDEDEIREKIRKLETQLQNKSRRRIRVLESSSSEAEDDTTNHVTDQTGPGRTNNVPNTPHTSPPSQQSPYYHDSPRRGPSSEPPWSPAQPHQEMPRPASPQPGPSSAPHLVLGDTAEEILPSSEDVELDEEILKLLGDAPKPDLALGKSIHKDVASRWKEILMKGLQKEVKEKILEEYLVPSNCELFIAPALNPEAKAALPDYLVKRDASLMHRQKQLGSALAALARATDLIITQNSSPQDILKPISDACRILCDSHFLETKTRRNFVISAINTKLKDALINTERDKFLFGDNVSDKVKAVQNQVTH, encoded by the exons AtgggaaaaagaaaaaattatgcTGAAGACGAAGACGAGATTCGAGAAAAGATTCGAAAATTGGAGACCCAGCTACAGAACAAATCACGACGTCGTATAAGAGTTCTGGAATCGTCAAGCAGCGAAGCTGAgg ATGATACCACAAATCACGTGACGGACCAGACCGGACCGGGCCGGACGAATAACGTACCAAATACACCCCATACCAGTCCGCCAAGCCAGCAGTCACCATATTATCATGATTCGCCACGACGCGGTCCGTCAAGTGAACCCCCGTGGTCCCCTGCCCAGCCGCACCAGGAAATGCCACGACCGGCATCTCCGCAACCAGGTCCATCGTCGGCACCGCACCTGGTTCTGGGCGACACTGCTGAGGAGATTTTACCCTCATCCGAGGACGTTGAACTAGACGAAGAAATCCTCAAGCTTCTAGGCGACGCCCCGAAGCCCGATTTGGCCTTGGGAAAAAGTATCCACAAAGATGTCGCCAGCCGTTGGAAGGAAATATTGATGAAAGGATTACAAAAAgaggtaaaagaaaaaatattggagGAATATCTTGTACCTAGCAATTGTGAGCTATTTATTGCACCAGCCCTAAATCCGGAAGCAAAAGCAGCGCTTCCCGATTACCTGGTAAAAAGGGACGCATCCTTGATGCATAGGCAAAAACAATTAGGGTCCGCCTTAGCAGCACTGGCTCGAGCCACAGACCTGATCATCACGCAAAATTCATCGCCTCAAGATATTCTGAAGCCAATAAGCGACGCTTGTCGTATATTATGCGATAGTCACTTTTTAGAGACCAAAACGAGaagaaattttgtaatttcagcTATAAATACAAAACTGAAGGATGCACTGATCAACACAGAAAGAGACAAATTTTTATTTGGAGACAATGTGTCTGATAAGGTTAAAGCCGTTCAAAATCAGGTGacacattaa